Sequence from the Lucilia cuprina isolate Lc7/37 unplaced genomic scaffold, ASM2204524v1 Scaffold_3458, whole genome shotgun sequence genome:
aactagaacagaactagaacagaacacaACGAGAACTAGAAAACTGAATTGAAGCTTAACTAGAACTAAGGTTAAGCTATAACTTCTGCCTAATgtgttaaaaacttattttatttaaaatacttttttatttacttttacagCTTACCCAACGTTTGGCTAAATTAGCAGGTCTCAATAAGACCCATGAGTCTCCAGGAGGTTTTGGTTCTGGTGGCAGTCGTACCGGCAGCCGAATGAATTCCATGCGTAGTTCACGCAAAGTCGATCTTAAAGCTCTTGATAAGCTTGTAAACAACCTACTAGAACAACAATCTTCTTCATCtgaacaaacaaataaagatGGCTTTTCAGCTTCCACGCGACGTAAATCATCCATGAAACTAAATCGTTGGCGTCCCACCTCTCGCTCGGCTCATAGTTTTAACATTAACGAAGGTGGTTCCACAAACTATGCAGCTGAACATAGTGGTGGTGGCAGTGGTAATATGCCCACCATAATGGAAAGTACGGTAACGGTGAATAATCAACATctggcaaaaaataataatgaaaccaCAGCAATGCCGCGTTCACAACGTTCATCATGGTCTAGTTCATTGGAGCGAACACCGGGTGCGGTACGTAATGTTTTAAGGAATATAAATGATGGCAACAGTGAAGAGAATCTTAATTTAGCACAAAATTATCAGCCttaaaatttgctttataaattttgaattactTCTTAATGAAATGTAGATTTATTGTCGAAAACAATTGATTAGAGTTAGCATTGtgttattatttagaaaaattactgtatttgtttataaatagacattaaataaacttattaataaattaaaattcataaatttttttacgattattCTTACAATAAGTCTGCAGATACTTAATAAACACTCGAAAGcagagaaaaattataaaataaactaaaaaatatattattgctctttttttgtggaaataaaAATGGCAACgaacattattaaaaacaaaagcaaatgccagcaatttt
This genomic interval carries:
- the LOC111679268 gene encoding uncharacterized protein LOC111679268, producing LTQRLAKLAGLNKTHESPGGFGSGGSRTGSRMNSMRSSRKVDLKALDKLVNNLLEQQSSSSEQTNKDGFSASTRRKSSMKLNRWRPTSRSAHSFNINEGGSTNYAAEHSGGGSGNMPTIMESTVTVNNQHLAKNNNETTAMPRSQRSSWSSSLERTPGAVRNVLRNINDGNSEENLNLAQNYQP